In Actinoplanes lobatus, the DNA window CGGCCAGTACGTAGCGCAGGTAGTGCCGGTCGGTGCCGAGTGTGCGGAAGGTTCGCAGCGTCGCACCCGGATGAGCCGGTGCCCGCCGGTCGCCGGGCAGTGACTCGGGGAGGGTGAAGACGACCGCGATCAGCAGGACGGCGCCGATGGCGGCGAGGACTCCGAAGACGGCCCGCCACGTGGTGAACGTCAGCAGTTGGCCGCCGATGACCGGCGCCACGATCGGCGCGACCCCGTTGACGACCATCAGGGTGGAGAAGAAGCGGGTCATGGCGGTGCCCTCGTACAGGTCCCGGACGACGGCCCGGGCCAGGACCGTGCCCGCCGCCGCGCCCAGCGACTGCAGGACCCGGCCGGCGAGCAGCCAGCCGACACCGGGTGCCAGGGCGCACCAGAGTGAGCCCGCCACGTACAGGATCAGGCCCGCCAGCAGCGGGCGGCGCCGGCCCCAGGCGTCCGAGAGTGGTCCGACGATCACCTGGCCGAGGGCGAGCCCGACGACGAAGACGGTGAGGGTGAGCTGGACCTGCAACGGGCTGGTGTGCAGTTCGCCGGCCATGCCGGGCATCGCCGGCAGGTACATGTCGATCGTGAGCGCGCCGAAGGCGCTCAGCGAGCCGAGTACGAGGGCGAGCTGTGCCCGGCGTCCCGGCGGAACGACGTCCTGAGTTATGAGCACATAATTATGCTGTCATAATCCAATACGCTGTGACCATGCGCCGTGACGAAACCATCACCGCCGACTCCGAGCTGGCGGACCTGGCCGACCTGATCCTCAACGTCGGCCGGCTGGTGCGTGCCCGGACGCCCGACGACGGGCCGGATGTGGTGCCGCTGACCGAGACGGAGCGGCAGGTGATGCGGGTCGTGGATCTGTACCCGGGTGCGGCGCCCAGCGAGATCGCCCGCCGCACCCGGTTGCAGCGCACCAACGTCAGCACAGCCCTGCGCGCCCTGGAGGGCAAGGGCATGATTTCCCGCGCGGCGGCCGCCGGCCGGGGCGTCGCGGTGCATCCGACCGAGCTGGCCGCCTCCAACCTGCGGGTGCTGCGCAAGGGTTGGACCAGGGAGTTCGCGGGCGTCCTGGGCGACGACACCGAAGCGGTACGACAGTGCGTGCAACTGCTCAGCCGCCTCGAACGGCACCTCACCGCCGACGGC includes these proteins:
- a CDS encoding multidrug effflux MFS transporter translates to MLITQDVVPPGRRAQLALVLGSLSAFGALTIDMYLPAMPGMAGELHTSPLQVQLTLTVFVVGLALGQVIVGPLSDAWGRRRPLLAGLILYVAGSLWCALAPGVGWLLAGRVLQSLGAAAGTVLARAVVRDLYEGTAMTRFFSTLMVVNGVAPIVAPVIGGQLLTFTTWRAVFGVLAAIGAVLLIAVVFTLPESLPGDRRAPAHPGATLRTFRTLGTDRHYLRYVLAAALMFAAVFAYISGSSFVLQEAYGLSAQQFSIVFAVNGLGIILCGQLNRMLVGRVADEHTLLRISLAVAVLGSAGVLACALFDLPLALLLICLFLLVSMLGIVLADATSLALAGHASAAGAASSLQGLLQFLVGSLAAAAMNLSGHVTATAMGATMVVCSTAALAVLHLRGPR
- a CDS encoding MarR family transcriptional regulator yields the protein MRRDETITADSELADLADLILNVGRLVRARTPDDGPDVVPLTETERQVMRVVDLYPGAAPSEIARRTRLQRTNVSTALRALEGKGMISRAAAAGRGVAVHPTELAASNLRVLRKGWTREFAGVLGDDTEAVRQCVQLLSRLERHLTADGEA